Proteins found in one Poecilia reticulata strain Guanapo linkage group LG15, Guppy_female_1.0+MT, whole genome shotgun sequence genomic segment:
- the LOC103476624 gene encoding uncharacterized protein LOC103476624 — protein sequence MADTSTQITTQSEIINFTSNLTSNSTATAVQVATVMKWLTFGIGLPVLVLALYSVKNLSKGENKVPMHIMFLLVSDIISFFSRPSVDHSMETDQVFSRNGTDIIFYFGVISNISLMLFIAQERHLLVAYPQCLGCCTSIRQSSAVTFLAWASPFAMLTLALLGYNLWFAVSLLAPFPFLLFFTVDSWRALHCSRSNPPSPEKRRTVFGIGAIWANYTFLYTPFILSILLEALSFKDKVPYLGLVSHLLLYLSPLVDPFLYIFMTKGPKEVLRALPCCKKLQKKENTTPTVETVTETVETRL from the exons ATGGCTGATACCAGCACACAGATCACGACTCAGTCTGAGATCATCAACTTCACCAGCAACTTAACCAGCAACAGCACTGCAACAGCTGTGCAGGTAGCCACTGTGATGAAGTGGTTGACATTTGGCATCGGGTTGCCCGTTCTCGTCCTGGCACTTTACTCCGTCAAGAACCTCTCCAAAG GTGAGAACAAGGTTCCCATGCATATCATGTTCCTCCTGGTGTCGGACATCATCAGCTTCTTCAGCCGTCCCTCTGTGGATCATAGTATGGAAACTGACCAGGTTTTCTCCAGAAATGGCACAGACATCATCTTTTACTTTGGGGTCATTTCCAACATTTCCCTCATGCTGTTCATAGCCCAGGAGCGCCATCTGCTGGTGGCCTACCCACAGTGTCTTGGCTGTTGCACCAGTATCAGACAGTCATCTGCAGTGACCTTTCTGGCGTGGGCCAGTCCTTTCGCCATGCTCACCCTCGCCTTGCTAGGCTACAACCTGTGGTTTGCTGTCTCTCTGCTCGCTCCTTTtccctttctcctttttttcacTGTGGATTCCTGGCGGGCCCTACACTGCTCCCGATCCAACCCACCGAGCCCAGAGAAGAGGAGGACAGTGTTTGGCATTGGGGCAATCTGGGCCAACTACACTTTTCTTTATACCCCCTTTATCCTCAGCATCCTCTTGGAGGCTTTATCCTTCAAGGACAAAGTCCCCTACCTGGGGCTGGTGTCTCACCTGCTTCTCTACCTCAGCCCGCTGGTAGACCCTTTCCTTTATATCTTCATGACCAAGGGTCCAAAAGAGGTACTGCGAGCTCTACCCTGCtgtaaaaaattacaaaagaaagaaaacacgaCACCCACAGTAGAAACTGTGACTGAAACTGTAGAAACAAGACTTTGA